The following coding sequences lie in one Pseudarthrobacter phenanthrenivorans Sphe3 genomic window:
- a CDS encoding tripartite tricarboxylate transporter permease, giving the protein MLDSAMAALASLADPSLLIMLLIGVVAGLVMGLIPGLGGTGAVAILLPITFGMEPPQALALLIGALAVVHTSDTVSAVLLGAPGSASASVTMLDGYSMAKKGQAARALTLAFLSSMAGGIIGAIGLTLAIPLARPLVLSFASPELFMLTVLGVALAAVLSRGNIIKGVSAGLLGLVLGMVGTSPTTAEERFTFGSLFLGDGLSLVAVALGIFGLAEIASRASQRRGQKQTITLGGGWGQGIKEWLTHWTQVIRGALIGIWAGVLPGVGATAGTWLAYGQAVATAKDKRKFGKGDPRGIVGPESANNSVEAGDLIPTLLFGIPGGVPSAMLLGMLLTYGIQPGPSIITEHLDLMYLIVWSFAIASILGALFCFLSVKQLAKLTKVPFAVLAAGLVAVMLLGSFQEGGQLGDLWVMIILGVFGWLLKSTGFPRAPFLIGFVLAIPLERYYFLTDSLYEGFDWMARPGVLVFLAILILPMVWAFIKFIRARRKTNLDDGHRDEQPEEDEAPLKNSTWSLVAAGIFAVAFAAALISSQSFSAEARLVPQLVSIGGLIFSAIMLFIEIRARLRTRTERAGWTLDAGFALKTFAWMTGFLALTAMFGYLIAVTVFIPAFLLIVARARLKVAIIYTGVLFLVLLALPSLLPIDLPQGWLNTLI; this is encoded by the coding sequence ATGCTTGACTCCGCAATGGCAGCGCTGGCATCCCTCGCTGACCCCTCCCTCCTCATCATGCTCCTGATCGGCGTCGTCGCCGGCCTCGTCATGGGGCTTATCCCCGGGCTCGGCGGCACGGGCGCCGTCGCAATCCTGCTGCCCATCACCTTCGGCATGGAACCGCCCCAGGCGCTGGCCCTCCTCATCGGAGCGCTCGCCGTCGTCCATACCTCAGACACCGTCTCTGCCGTGCTGCTCGGCGCCCCGGGCTCGGCCTCTGCCAGCGTCACGATGCTTGACGGCTACTCCATGGCGAAAAAGGGGCAGGCGGCACGTGCCCTGACCCTGGCCTTCCTTTCCTCCATGGCCGGCGGCATCATCGGCGCCATCGGCCTGACCCTGGCAATTCCGCTCGCCCGGCCCCTGGTCCTCTCCTTCGCCAGCCCCGAGCTGTTCATGCTGACGGTCCTCGGCGTGGCGCTGGCCGCGGTCCTCTCGCGCGGAAACATCATCAAGGGTGTCTCCGCAGGCCTCCTGGGCCTGGTCCTGGGCATGGTGGGAACTTCACCCACTACCGCCGAGGAACGCTTCACCTTCGGCAGCCTGTTCCTGGGCGACGGCCTGTCGCTTGTGGCCGTTGCCCTCGGAATCTTCGGACTGGCTGAAATCGCATCACGTGCAAGCCAGCGCCGCGGACAGAAGCAAACGATCACCCTCGGCGGCGGCTGGGGCCAGGGCATCAAGGAATGGCTGACACACTGGACGCAGGTCATCCGCGGAGCGCTCATCGGCATCTGGGCGGGCGTCCTGCCCGGCGTGGGCGCCACCGCAGGAACCTGGCTGGCTTATGGCCAGGCCGTGGCCACGGCCAAGGACAAGCGGAAATTCGGCAAGGGTGACCCGCGCGGCATCGTTGGCCCCGAGAGCGCCAACAACTCGGTGGAAGCCGGCGACCTGATCCCCACCCTCCTGTTCGGCATCCCCGGCGGTGTGCCCTCAGCGATGCTCCTCGGCATGCTCCTCACCTACGGCATCCAGCCGGGCCCTTCGATCATCACCGAGCACCTGGACCTCATGTACCTGATCGTCTGGTCCTTCGCCATTGCCTCGATCCTCGGCGCGCTGTTCTGCTTCCTCAGCGTCAAGCAGCTGGCAAAGCTCACCAAGGTGCCCTTCGCCGTGCTGGCCGCGGGCCTCGTTGCCGTGATGCTCCTCGGGTCCTTCCAGGAAGGCGGCCAGCTGGGCGACCTCTGGGTAATGATCATCCTGGGCGTGTTCGGCTGGCTGCTGAAGTCCACCGGGTTCCCCCGCGCTCCCTTCCTCATCGGCTTCGTCCTGGCAATCCCCCTCGAGCGGTACTACTTCCTCACCGACAGCCTCTACGAAGGCTTCGACTGGATGGCACGCCCGGGTGTGCTCGTCTTCCTGGCGATCCTGATCCTGCCGATGGTTTGGGCGTTCATCAAGTTCATCCGCGCCCGCCGCAAGACCAACCTCGACGACGGCCACCGGGACGAACAGCCTGAGGAGGACGAAGCGCCGCTGAAGAACTCCACCTGGTCCCTGGTGGCAGCCGGCATCTTCGCCGTCGCCTTCGCCGCAGCACTCATCTCATCCCAGTCCTTCTCAGCCGAAGCACGCCTGGTCCCGCAACTGGTCAGCATCGGCGGACTCATCTTCTCGGCGATCATGCTGTTCATTGAGATCCGGGCGCGCCTTCGCACCAGGACCGAGAGGGCCGGCTGGACACTTGATGCGGGGTTTGCCCTGAAGACCTTCGCGTGGATGACCGGCTTCCTCGCCCTCACGGCAATGTTCGGATACCTCATCGCCGTCACGGTCTTCATACCGGCGTTCCTGCTGATCGTGGCCAGGGCACGGCTCAAGGTTGCCATCATCTACACAGGGGTCCTGTTCCTCGTGCTCCTGGCACTCCCCTCCCTGCTGCCCATCGACCTGCCACAGGGCTGGCTCAACACCCTGATCTAG
- a CDS encoding sensor histidine kinase — protein sequence MPADSSLHPSQGAGVHAPKNPLSAVETASSEAILRVLRVTLHTGFAALLVVGVVRLLAAGAQGSFPFAWTGVAVVLAGVYLTGTVLEHRHATGRTAFDPRRYGLQWLAAVTVLWVLLLVGSADFAWLAFPLFFLHLHLLPRRAALLTITLMTTAVIASQWAASGERIPHAAAVVGPLFGAAFAVITGLAYVALYREAENQRRAADELRRTRQELAASQHQAGVLAERERLAREIHDTLAQGLSSIVLLARAADKSLADGDAGTAAARMALVQQTAADNLAEARSFVRGLSSPQLHGTTLVEALRRLCEKTESGAAARGTTLRCRLEVDGAPADLPQPYRVALLRAAQASLANVRDHAHAGTAVITLTFLGTEVTMDIYDDGIGFDPSLTLRDGGGEGGGTGGGGFGLRSLQERVEALRGTLDLESAPGEGTVVAIRLPLDEAAARLGP from the coding sequence ATGCCTGCCGACTCTTCCTTGCACCCCTCACAGGGCGCCGGCGTGCACGCGCCAAAGAACCCGTTGAGCGCGGTGGAAACGGCATCATCGGAAGCGATCCTGCGGGTGCTGAGAGTCACGCTGCACACCGGGTTCGCTGCCCTGCTGGTGGTCGGCGTGGTCCGGCTGCTGGCGGCAGGGGCCCAGGGATCCTTTCCCTTTGCATGGACCGGCGTAGCCGTGGTCCTGGCGGGGGTTTACCTGACCGGCACGGTCCTGGAACACCGCCACGCCACGGGCCGCACCGCCTTCGACCCCCGCCGCTACGGGCTCCAGTGGCTGGCCGCGGTGACGGTGCTGTGGGTGCTCTTGCTGGTGGGCAGCGCGGACTTCGCCTGGCTGGCGTTCCCGCTGTTCTTCCTGCACCTGCACCTGCTGCCCCGGCGGGCCGCCCTGCTGACCATCACCCTGATGACGACGGCGGTCATCGCCTCCCAATGGGCGGCGAGCGGTGAGCGGATCCCGCACGCGGCCGCCGTCGTCGGACCGCTGTTCGGCGCCGCGTTCGCCGTCATCACCGGCCTGGCATACGTTGCCCTCTACCGGGAGGCGGAGAACCAGCGGCGGGCGGCCGACGAACTGCGCCGGACCCGGCAGGAGCTGGCTGCGTCCCAGCACCAGGCCGGGGTCCTGGCTGAGCGGGAACGGCTGGCCCGGGAGATCCACGACACCCTGGCCCAGGGCTTGTCCAGCATCGTCCTGCTGGCCCGGGCAGCGGACAAGTCCCTGGCGGACGGGGACGCGGGCACCGCCGCAGCCCGGATGGCGCTGGTGCAGCAGACGGCAGCCGACAACCTTGCCGAGGCGCGGAGCTTTGTCCGCGGCCTGTCCTCCCCGCAGCTCCACGGCACCACGCTCGTTGAGGCGCTGCGCAGGCTCTGCGAGAAAACGGAGTCCGGCGCCGCGGCGCGGGGAACCACGCTCCGCTGCCGCCTTGAGGTGGACGGTGCGCCCGCCGACCTGCCGCAGCCCTACCGGGTGGCGCTGCTCCGCGCGGCGCAGGCCAGCCTGGCCAATGTCCGGGACCATGCCCACGCCGGCACCGCGGTCATCACGCTCACCTTCCTGGGCACCGAAGTCACCATGGACATTTACGACGACGGCATCGGCTTTGACCCCTCCCTCACCCTCCGGGACGGCGGCGGTGAAGGTGGCGGGACGGGCGGGGGCGGCTTCGGCCTGCGCTCGCTGCAGGAACGGGTGGAGGCGCTGCGGGGCACCCTGGACCTGGAGTCAGCGCCGGGCGAGGGGACAGTAGTGGCAATCCGGCTGCCGCTCGATGAAGCTGCGGCAAGGCTGGGTCCATGA
- a CDS encoding universal stress protein translates to MTILVAYAPAPEGREALNEGIKEAHLRKSDLLIVNIGRSHHDLEAQEIEQLESQLSEAGLALVMESSVLADPGDAVIQIAQERNVEMVVIGLRHRSMVGKLILGSTVQRILLDATCPVLAVRADRL, encoded by the coding sequence ATGACCATACTCGTAGCCTATGCGCCCGCTCCCGAAGGCCGGGAAGCGCTGAATGAGGGCATCAAGGAAGCACACTTGCGGAAGTCGGATCTCCTGATCGTGAACATCGGCCGGTCCCACCACGACCTCGAAGCGCAGGAAATTGAGCAGTTGGAAAGCCAGCTGTCCGAAGCCGGGCTCGCCCTGGTCATGGAGTCTTCCGTCCTGGCCGATCCCGGAGACGCAGTAATCCAGATCGCGCAGGAGCGGAACGTCGAGATGGTCGTCATCGGCTTGCGGCACCGATCCATGGTGGGCAAGCTCATCCTTGGAAGCACGGTGCAGCGGATTCTCCTGGATGCCACCTGCCCTGTGCTCGCTGTGCGCGCTGACCGGCTTTGA
- a CDS encoding response regulator: MTNVQVLLVDDHPVVRAGLRAMLTEFEGITVAAEAADGRAALKELSRLAVLGEAVDVVLMDLQMGAGMDGVTATAEIRRLAAPPPVLILTTYDTDADILAAVEAGASGYMLKDAPPEQIRQAVLAAAAGETVLAPRAAALLMNRISNPGTSLTPREVQLLELLATGLSNRAIAKQVFISEATVKTHLVHIYGKLGVDNRTAAIAAATQRRIIRPPAP, translated from the coding sequence ATGACCAACGTGCAGGTGCTGCTGGTTGATGACCATCCGGTGGTCCGCGCCGGGCTGAGGGCGATGCTCACCGAGTTTGAGGGCATCACCGTGGCGGCCGAAGCTGCGGACGGGCGGGCCGCCCTGAAGGAACTGTCACGCCTGGCAGTCCTGGGGGAGGCCGTGGACGTGGTGCTGATGGACCTGCAAATGGGAGCGGGCATGGACGGCGTGACGGCCACCGCCGAAATCCGCAGGCTTGCCGCGCCTCCGCCCGTCCTCATCCTGACCACCTATGACACCGACGCGGACATCCTCGCCGCCGTCGAGGCCGGTGCCAGCGGCTACATGCTCAAAGACGCGCCTCCGGAGCAGATCCGGCAGGCCGTCCTTGCGGCCGCGGCAGGAGAAACGGTGCTCGCACCACGGGCGGCGGCCCTGCTCATGAACCGGATCAGCAACCCGGGCACGTCCCTGACGCCCCGCGAGGTCCAGCTGCTCGAGCTGCTGGCCACGGGGCTTTCCAACCGCGCCATCGCCAAACAGGTGTTCATCTCCGAGGCCACCGTCAAAACGCACCTGGTCCACATCTACGGCAAGCTCGGTGTGGACAACAGGACGGCAGCGATCGCCGCCGCAACGCAGCGCCGGATCATCCGGCCGCCGGCTCCCTGA
- a CDS encoding pyridoxamine 5'-phosphate oxidase family protein yields MDTSPPDPQTEILPEEECWKYLRSSYIGRLAVINGSTPEIFPVNFVPAEGALFFRTAPGTKLYSLLAGTAVALETDGMNAYGTEVWSVVVKGIPEPVADDGVPLELSDPDREPWEPGPKEHLIRISPTEVSGRRFAVHSRGRWWPPLDFSADWT; encoded by the coding sequence ATGGACACTTCGCCCCCGGACCCGCAGACTGAAATCCTCCCGGAAGAGGAGTGCTGGAAATACCTGCGCTCCTCCTACATCGGCAGGCTGGCGGTCATCAACGGAAGCACACCGGAAATCTTCCCCGTGAACTTTGTGCCGGCGGAAGGGGCATTGTTCTTCCGGACTGCCCCGGGCACGAAGCTATACTCCCTGCTGGCCGGGACAGCCGTTGCCCTGGAGACCGACGGAATGAATGCATACGGCACCGAGGTGTGGAGTGTGGTGGTCAAAGGCATCCCGGAGCCTGTGGCAGACGACGGGGTGCCCCTGGAGTTATCCGATCCTGACCGGGAACCCTGGGAGCCCGGCCCAAAGGAGCACCTGATCCGGATCAGTCCCACCGAGGTCAGCGGACGCAGGTTCGCCGTCCACTCACGGGGCCGGTGGTGGCCGCCGCTGGACTTCTCCGCGGACTGGACCTGA
- a CDS encoding YkvA family protein: protein MTWETVVGLVAGVLLAYAALLLMLWIYARRHPETVTMKDALRLLPELLRLIRRLAADRSVAWGVRVRLVLLLAYLLSPIDLVPDFIPVIGYADDAVIVALVLRSVLKRAGRPALERHWSGSPAGLEVILRAAAPVRRRP, encoded by the coding sequence ATGACCTGGGAAACCGTCGTCGGGCTGGTGGCCGGCGTGCTGCTGGCATATGCCGCGCTTCTTTTGATGCTGTGGATCTATGCCCGGCGCCACCCCGAAACAGTCACCATGAAGGATGCGCTGCGGCTGCTGCCGGAACTGCTGCGGCTCATCAGGAGACTCGCGGCCGACCGGTCTGTTGCGTGGGGAGTCCGGGTGCGCCTGGTGCTGCTGCTGGCCTATCTGCTTTCGCCCATCGACCTGGTCCCCGACTTCATCCCGGTCATCGGCTACGCGGATGACGCCGTCATCGTGGCGCTGGTGCTGCGTTCGGTCCTGAAGCGGGCCGGCCGCCCTGCGCTGGAACGGCACTGGTCAGGGAGCCCGGCCGGGCTGGAAGTGATCCTCCGCGCGGCAGCCCCCGTCCGCCGTCGGCCGTAA